One segment of Sesamum indicum cultivar Zhongzhi No. 13 linkage group LG4, S_indicum_v1.0, whole genome shotgun sequence DNA contains the following:
- the LOC105160176 gene encoding putative late blight resistance protein homolog R1A-10, whose translation MAAYSAVISLSHTLDTILAPGGLPISPQRRKLESLRDKVSFLQQFLESSLRKTGDHAAAESLEAKIRDAAFEAEDMIVSRTSYIVEVSETKLLLFVLRSVMVFIFVNTMLQFAVKNFVSAALQSVTFDVVRILMPVVVILNLTYLLSKYVMEFKTKARNVKYEVQFNSQEIEALHKIIEKVGSVVEKMIKIRDESEADDQKPMRNLSSAGSSPTGDFSVGSGKNVVVGFESDLEEMRTRLTGASSKRDIVSIVGMGGIGKTTLARQAYDDSYIVYHFDTRAWVTVSQEYSLRQVLIGLLDSAKILTEKMYDKREEELADCLYKGLVGRRYLIVMDDIWDTQIWDAVRRFFPNDCNGSRILLTTRLSDVALCADSFSPLHKMQFLKEGESWNLLCKKVFGEKDCPRELEDIGKAIARNCGGLPLAIVVIGGLLSKESRRQEYWRNLAENLSSIVTKDDDQCLKILGLSYNRLPQRLRACFLYMAVFPEDYEIPVAKLIRLWAAEGFLKPNASKSLEDLAEEYLDDLIERNLILVSKRSANGKIRTCNIHDLLRNLCSRNARKEKFLYMVNCKDNVLKQGVNITPHRLSNPPRRLSIPPRRLSIHPDLLSIQSQILYKSEIHNSSAHSLLCTGARLIYPSCVYLGYRLLRVLDLIIVRFFHFPAEITKLVHLRYLAFTYNEALPPSIAELWNLQTLVYHNWTFGKCPVFPVEIWMMPKLRHLCITPCRLPVPQNVRMLVLGNLQTLSEVRNLRCSVDIFKRIPNLKELGISYEVSPSENWSKYQLEALVNLHQLETLKLLFKYSSHASEIVNPPKLAFPEKLKRLILAGCGIPWSSMTIVGALPNLEVLKLRKNACQGIEWEPVEEQFCQLKHLLLEEVDLVQWVANETHFPRLQRLVIRSCYKLKEIPSGIGEIPTLELIELVDCHHSAVTSAEKIQEEQEGLGNEELKVHIDLRRYFKNKFYSKIFH comes from the coding sequence ATGGCGGCTTACAGTGCTGTCATTTCTCTCTCGCATACCCTAGACACCATCTTGGCTCCTGGCGGCCTGCCGATTTCTCCCCAAAGAAGAAAACTTGAATCTCTCCGTGATAAGGTTAGTTTCTTGCAACAATTTCTTGAAAGTTCTTTAAGGAAGACGGGCGATCATGCAGCTGCAGAAAGTCTTGAAGCCAAAATCAGGGACGCGGCTTTCGAGGCTGAAGACATGATTGTATCCCGGACATCCTACATTGTCGAAGTATCTGAAACCAAACTCCTTCTTTTCGTGTTGAGAAGCGTCATGGTGTTTATCTTTGTCAACACTATGTTGCAGTTTGCTGTAAAAAATTTCGTGTCTGCCGCTCTCCAAAGTGTGACGTTTGATGTTGTCCGTATCTTGATGCCTGTTGTGGTCATCCTGAATTTGACGTACTTATTGTCCAAATATGTGATGGAATTTAAGACCAAAGCTAGAAATGTCAAATATGAGGTTCAATTTAATTCTCAGGAAATTGAGGCCTTGCATAAGATAATAGAAAAAGTCGGGTCCGTGGTGGAAAAGATGATAAAGATTAGGGATGAGAGTGAAGCAGATGATCAGAAGCCGATGAGGAATCTCTCCTCGGCTGGATCATCACCTACAGGCGATTTTTCTGTTGGTAGTGGAAAGAATGTTGTGGTGGGATTTGAGAGTGATTTGGAAGAGATGAGGACTCGACTAACGGGTGCTTCGTCCAAGCGTGACATTGTTTCGATTGTGGGGATGGGCGGCATTGGTAAAACTACTCTTGCTAGACAGGCGTACGATGATAGCTATATCGTCTATCACTTTGATACCCGGGCTTGGGTGACAGTATCTCAAGAATATTCCTTGCGCCAAGTCCTGATTGGCCTTTTAGATTCAGCAAAAATCCTCACTGAGAAGATGTACGacaagagagaagaagaattgGCTGACTGTCTGTACAAAGGCCTCGTGGGAAGAAGGTACCTCATAGTAATGGATGATATTTGGGATACACAGATTTGGGATGCTGTGAGAAGATTTTTCCCCAACGATTGCAATGGAAGTCGTATCCTTCTGACTACTCGGCTATCAGATGTGGCCCTTTGTGCCGACTCTTTTAGCCCTCTTCATAAAATGCAATTCCTCAAGGAAGGTGAAAGTTGGAATCTTCTTTGCAAAAAGGTTTTTGGAGAAAAGGATTGCCCCCGCGAATTGGAAGACATTGGAAAGGCGATTGCACGAAATTGTGGGGGACTTCCGCTAGCAATTGTTGTAATTGGTGGTCTCCTCTCCAAGGAAAGTAGGAGACAAGAATATTGGAGAAATCTAGCTGAAAATTTGAGTTCAATTGTGACTAAAGATGACGACCAGTGTTTGAAGATATTAGGTCTGAGTTATAACCGCCTGCCTCAACGCTTGAGAGCTTGCTTTCTCTATATGGCTGTGTTTCCAGAGGATTATGAGATCCCTGTCGCCAAACTTATCCGCTTATGGGCCGCTGAGGGATTTCTGAAGCCGAATGCATCTAAAAGTTTGGAAGATTTGGCAGAGGAGTACTTGGATGATCTCATCGAGAGAAACCTCATTTTGGTCTCCAAGCGGAGTGCTAATGGAAAGATCAGAACATGCAATATTCATGATCTATTACGGAACTTGTGCTCGCGAAATGCTCGGAAggaaaaatttctttatatggTGAACTGCAAGGATAATGTTCTTAAACAAGGTGTAAATATCACTCCACACAGATTAAGCAACCCTCCACGCAGATTAAGCATCCCGCCACGCAGATTAAGCATCCATCCCGATCTTCTGAGCATTCAATCTCAGATTCTATATAAAAGTGAGATTCATAACTCAAGTGCTCATTCTCTCCTATGTACTGGTGCACGTCTTATATATCCATCATGCGTCTACCTTGGTTATAGACTGCTGAGGGTACTGGATTTAATCATAGTACGTTTCTTTCACTTCCCAGCTGAAATAACTAAGTTGGTCCACTTGAGATACCTTGCTTTCACCTACAATGAGGCACTTCCTCCATCGATAGCTGAGCTCTGGAATCTACAGACACTTGTTTATCACAATTGGACATTTGGAAAATGTCCTGTTTTCCCTGTGGAAATCTGGATGATGCCAAAACTACGGCATTTATGCATCACACCCTGTAGATTGCCTGTTCCTCAGAATGTGCGAATGCTTGTTCTAGGAAACCTCCAGACGCTTTCGGAAGTAAGGAACTTGAGATGTAGCGTTGATATCTTTAAAAGAATTCCAAATCTGAAGGAACTGGGAATTTCCTATGAGGTCTCCCCCTCGGAGAATTGGTCAAAATATCAACTTGAAGCTCTTGTCAATCTACATCAGCTCGAAACATTGAAACTTCTCTTTAAGTATTCTTCCCATGCATCAGAAATTGTCAATCCGCCAAAGCTTGCTTTCCCTGAGAAGCTTAAAAGATTAATTCTAGCTGGTTGTGGAATTCCTTGGTCAAGTATGACAATTGTTGGTGCGTTGCCTAATCTTGAAGTGCTCAAACTGCGAAAAAATGCTTGCCAAGGCATTGAGTGGGAGCCAGTTGAAGAGCAATTTTGTCAACTTAAACACCTGCTGCTAGAAGAGGTAGATCTTGTACAGTGGGTGGCCAATGAAACCCATTTCCCCCGTCTCCAACGCCTTGTTATTAGGTCCTGCTACAAGCTAAAGGAGATTCCTTCTGGTATTGGTGAAATACCGACACTTGAATTGATCGAATTGGTCGACTGCCATCATTCTGCTGTGACTTCTGCAGAAAAAATCCAAGAGGAACAAGAAGGCCTGGGAAACGAAGAACTCAAAGTTCATATTGATTTGAGGCGATACttcaagaataaattttactcCAAAATCTTTCATTAA